CCAACATAGGTGACCCAAGTGATAGATACCAAGGTGACTAAGGAAACTTGGTTAGACACTCAGTGGAGGGAAGCCCTAAGTACCTGTCCTGTGCAGAGTCCCACCACAAGGTCAGCAATGAAAGTGTCTTCAGTCTCCCCAGAGCGGTGGCTCACCATCACTCCCCAGCCATTAGACTGTGCCAGTTTGCAGCTGTGCGGGAAGGACATTTGATGAGGCCTTATGTGACCACCTCAATAAGAAAGCCAGGGACAGGCAAGGTAGAACTCTCCCTTTGTTTTGGGCAGTGACTAAGTGCTTTGGGAAGTAGAGATTTCTGatcttggattagggtggtcaGAAGATGGCAAGAAGGACACAACACAGGAGGGAGGTTAAGGGACATGGCAGAGCCACAATGGCAAAAGTCTTAGAAACAAGCTGAGAGGCATAGCCTTGGGGTTAAGAGGCTTGAGTAGGTCAGGTGCCCAAGGAAAGGCACTCATGGCAAGGGCGACAGCAgtggctggagctggagctgaggGTGGCCACGGAGAACCGAGGCAGGAGGCACTCACGCCTGGATGGATTCCGTCACCGAGCCGATCTGGTTGACCTTCAGTAGCAGGCAATTGCAGGCCTTCTTCTCAACAGCCTGAGCGATCCTCTTGGGGTTGGTGACTGTAAGGTCATCTCCCACAATCTGGATGTCCACCCCAGAGAGGAACGAGGTCCATGTTGCCCAGTCATCCTGGTCAAAGGGGTCTTCAATGGAGACCACTGGTAGGGAGTTGGGAGCATAGATGGGGTTAGAGCTGGGCTGGATGGAGGGATGACAGGCAGCAGGGGTTAAACGTAGCTATGAATGAGCTAGGGATGGAAAGGACCAGAATCTTGACAGAGGCAAATACTAAAACCTATGTTTGGTAACCGCAGAAGACAGACAGGGGAAAAGCACCCGGAAATCTCACCAGGATAGTTCTTGATGAAGTTCTTGTACAGCTCCCCAAGCTTCTCCCCACTGATGTGCCTCGCAGGATCATCAGGTGACTTGAAGTCCAGATCATACTTCCCATTGCGATAGAATTCAGATGCTGCCACGTCCATGCCAATCACCACCTTGTCTGGGTACCCTGCTGCCTGAATGGCTGTCTTCAGCAGCTCCAGGGCTAGGAGAGGAGCAAGAGATGACCTGAGACTCCAGTATCCTGTATCTGCAGCCTCTCTTTCCCCCTACCTCAGGGGCACTCAGGCAGTCTATGCCCCAGGATGTTCAGCACTGACCCTCATTGTTCTCCAGGATGTTGGGTGCAAAGCCACCCTCGTCACCCACATTGGTGGCATCCTTCCCATACTTGGCCTTGATGACCCCCTTCAGGTGGTGGTAGACCTCAGCGCCAATGCGCATGGCTTCCTTGAAAGAGCTGGCTCCCACCGGCAGAATCATGAACTCCTGCATGGCCAGCTTGTTTCCAGCATGAGAGCCCCCGTTGATCACATTGAAGGCCTGGGACACAGAAGTTGGTGCTCAGAGCTGGGTGGCATAGGGGTCACGGGTGAGAGGGAAGTGGAGGTGGAAGCTGTACTCTGCTCCCTGCTCAATGGTCTAGGATGCATCATGGTATTCCTAAGAGCCTTTCGTCTTCCTACAAAATGGTAATAATGCTTGCTTCCCTACAGTTCTGACAATTAAGAGAAATCAAATATACATATGACAAGGAAGAATTTTATTGCATTCTAAATGAATGGGCTTGTTTCACTCTCAAAACACCTCTATTAACTGTACACTCTcttctttacaaatgaaaaaagtGAGACATCGAGGTTAAATAACCTGCCTGAGATCACACAACTAGAAATGGAAAAGGCCGGGGTCGGAACCCAGTAGCTATCTCCAGAATCTTAACATATTCTTCCTAGTAACAGTAAGTGGTAACATTATTATTAAGTTCTGTCCTGCCCAGGCAGGGCTCCAAGGATGGAAGTGACTGGGGCagcaagggaatgaagaaaagacacagacagaaaagcTGGGGACCAGACAGAGTGGGCTCTCTGATGGAAAACCCTCAGCACTCCAGAAGCTAAATATGTTTACTATACAGAGCCCAGTGTGTTTATTATTAGAGCTGAACAGAGAAGAGGGTTACTGCATACATAGAAACAAGGAGGTGGGGGTTATGGTATACAGCTGGACCACAGGAACAGGTTTAGGGGATCTTGGTAAGAGCAGGCTTTGTAGAGGAGCAGTCTTCAGACTGTAAATATCTAAAGGGGAAGGCGCCATGGTAGACATGTTATGCACACACTCTCAATACTTGCACTTGGTCATCGAGGAAGGAGGAAGGCATCATGCCTCTGAATCTTAGCCTAGGGGAAGTCTTTGCCATTCCTCGATGGGTCTGAGGCCCTGGGGTCTTTGACAAGGCTGGTTCATGTCGTAGCACACATTTACCCAGGACCTTGCACACTTGGGGCTCTTTCTGCACACTACAAAATTCAAGGGGCTACAATTAAGAGAGGGTGGTATCTTAAATAGTCTCAGAGGATACAAAGACATACTGAGATCTTTGCCCTGAAAACAATTTCAAATCCGACTGCAAGAATGAGACAGGGGATGGAATGAGGTCTGAGTAGCTGGCCTGAGCCTGGAATATAAAGGAAGGGACCTGGCAAGGGAAGGAAGCCTCAAGAGGCTTAGCTTTAGATGGTGGGAAAAAAGGAGGGGCTGGAGCACAGCAGGAAAGATTTCATTTCAGGAAATGCTTCTTTGGAGCAGGATCTGAGAAGGTAGATTTTCTGGGGGGTCCGGGGGGAGGGTTGCTCAAACATTCCTAGCTGGGAGGTGCAGCTGTCATACAGACTCAGCACAACCACTCACAGGCACAGGAAGCACGAGGTCAGGATTCCCTGCAAGATCTGCGATGTGGCGGTAAAGAGGGACCCCTTTCTCAGCTGCTCCAGCCTTACAAACGGCCAGGGACACACCCAGGATGGCATTGGCCCCAAACTTGGCTGGAGGGAGGCAAGCAGGGAGAAAAGATGAGAGCTCTTACAGGTCTGGGGTTTAATTCCTTGAACATTCCCTCTGGTCATCCGAGGAAGAAGCTTTCTAAATCACTTGACATTAAGATTTTGTTAACTCATCTCTCTTTCCTGGCCTGTGGATCTCTGGAAGTTCAACCCCCTGGGCCAAGAGTTTCACATGTGTCTACTGCTAGCCTGCCAGGCCTGGCAGAAGCCAGGCATCAGGAAATGCCTGTGGAATGAATAAAAGCCTACTCTGCTACGGTGTGCCCCAAGATGTGGGACAGAAAGAGCCCAGCCAGCTGTCAGTGGTTTCTCTTCCACCCTTTGCTGCATGCTACACCCTTCCACTTCGGGCACCTCACTCACACTTATTCTCAGTCCCGTCCAGCTCGATCATAAATTTGTCAACTTTTTCTTGATCCACAACACTTAGTTTCTGGAAGAGACAGAGGTTGGATTTCTCAGGAGTCAGTCAGGTAACGTGCAGGATGAAGCATAATCGAGAATACTGGGAGTGGGACTACCTGAGGGAAGGCACGGGGtcacagggaggagggaaggaggagctgGCTCCTCCACTTGCCTTTTCCAGCAGAGCAGGACCTAGAGTCTTGTTGATGTGTTCCACAGCCTTCAGCACTCCTGGAGGCCAGAGAATGGGTtcagatttcttttgtttgtttgtcttttttttttgttttgttttgttttgttttggtttggtttttggttttcgagacagggtttctctgtgtagccctggctgtcctggaactcactctgtagaccaggctggcctcaaactcagaaatccacctgtctctgcctcccaagtgctgggattaaaggcgtgcgccaccactgcccggccgggTTCAGATTTCTAAGTGGGTTAGGCCTCATCCCATGAGGGGCTCTTGGCTTTGGGTTCCGGTCCTCGCTCCCCGTCCTTGAGTCAGTCCACACAGGGTCCTTCCATGCTGAGTTAGTCTTTGCTCACCTTTCCCCAAGTATCGTGATTTGTCTCCATCTCGTAGTTCCAGTGCTTCATAGATACCTGTGGACGCTCCACTGGGTACAGCTGCTCGGAACCGACCTGGGCAGGAGGAACTGGCAGATCAGAAGGAGTCCACCAACAAAGGCCTGGGGTCACCTCCCTGGACCCAGGAagaggagcaaatacagagaaacTCCTGCTTCCCCCAGCTTTGGaaccaggaagaaaagagggTCTGCAAAGAAGTCTGGGGAAAGGAACCTCTGACTTCTTTGCAAAGGACAGGATGTGGCATAGAACTCTTGGGGAAGGAGCCAGTCAGGTCGAGGCAAACCAATTCAGCAAGCCTGTGTTACCCTTGGCTGTGTGCAGGTCCACCTCCACTGTGGGGTTTCCCCTGGAGTCCAGGATTTCTCGGGCAAAGATTTTTTGCATGGCCATGGCTGCACCACAAGAGAAATGAGTGAGCGAGCGAGAGAGTGAGCATGGACAGTTGATCCCTTAAGGAACTACAACTCCCTTGCCCTTTTAAGAGTCTTCTCCACCCGAAGAAGGCAGGTGCTGGAGCTAAAAATACCCCATAAAAAGGTCACAGACCAAAGAGGAAGGCAGGCtggtcccctccccccactcagaATAGCTCTTGTTGCACCCTCCCAATTGGAGAATCAAGCGCTCATGACTTTATAACTCCCCAGATGACACCATTCCCTGAATACCTCACCAAGCTTATACCTTCTTGTACCTTTACGATTAAGTAATCTGCTTGCTACATCCTTCTACCTCTCAAACCGATCTGGTTCTCACTGTCCCAGTCCCAAATCCTCCGAGACCCCAGATTCTCCGCCTGGCTCAATGGTGACTTCTTTATCCACTTTCCCACTCTTCAGAGCTTGCTCTCCTCTGTCAGTACCCTTCAGTATTTGCTTTAATTCTGCTCCCTCCAATTCTAGCCTCTCTCTTTCAAGTACCCTCAATCCtaggaaaaaaaagccaaaattcCCCTCACTTTTCCCGAGCCAGCACCACCCCACCACTGCACACCGTGTAACTGATGTTTTACCAAACCTGTGATGTCTTCCTTGGGACTCTGAGTGGAGTGTCTCCTCTAGGTAGCAGCTGGGACAGTGTCAGCTCACCCCCTCTCAGGCTGGGCATTTATTTCCAGGCCACCCTGTCCCCCAGCCAGCCCCGCCTCTCTCATtccatcctcctcccctccacACCGGGCAGGCAGCCAAGTGCCCACTACAGCCTGAAGCAGAAGCCTCTGGCCTGGGGCATGTACCCCCTTCTCAAAAGTTAATGACTACTCCTATGCATTTTCTTCCTGTACCCCCAATAAAAGTCTCTACTTTGAGGTCCACTCTTTGGGAAAGCAGGAGAGAGGCTTCTGATAGGAGGGTCTTTCCTCTGAAACTTACATTCCGTCTTGCAAAGGTTAAAGAGGAACCAAGTGCCCTTTTAGAAAGGCCAGGGGTAATCTGAGCCCTGCAGGCTGAGGAGGGGGCCTAGAAAAGGGCCTGCAAGACTGCCGTGTACACGTGCTCCACTCACTCTGCAGGCAGAGCAGGCCACACAGTTGGGGGAAGGCATCAGCGGTGCTGAGCAAGCTCTTTGGTCTAAAGTCGACACCCCTCGACCAAAGAAGGCCAGCGCTTTCACCTCTTGGGTCCTCATAACAGCCATCCCGGCACCACTCCACCCTAGCCTCTCTTGGCCAGTGATGAGCGATGAGAGGCCAGGAGACGAATATAGACCAGCACTGAGCGCTGGCCTGGCGCCCGATAGCTACTGCTGGGATAGCATTTATGTCCCTGCGTGAAGCCTAAGTGGTCAGGAGCCCTTTTCCCCAACGACTGTGGGCGCTTCAGCGTTCAACCCTTGTCTATCAAAGAATGGTGTTATATcaggaatgggaaaaaaaaaatgaatggacgGGAAAAGGGGATGACCCTTTGTAAGCTCTTGGACGCCTGTGGCCACTCTGTCCATCTATTTGCAGCACAGCTGGATGAGAATCTCTGCACTCGGTAACTCCCTCCGCCTTGGCAGGTCTAGAGCTAGTGTGGGGCCTGCCCCGCGCTCCGTGGAAGCCTGACGGGCCGACCGGCTGGTTTCCCAGGGCGTCTCCGCTTTTCACTCGCCGACGCTGGAGCGGGTGACTCACCGGGCGGCCGGCTCTCGAGCGCTCCTCCCCGTCGGCCCTCCCCTCGGGGTCGTCCTTCTAGCCTCCACCCTAGGGTCCCCACCTGCGGTCGCGTCCCCGTCCCGCCCCTCCCCTCTTATCTCCAGCCGCTCCCTGCAGGATTTTTCCACCCCCCGGCGGGAGGCGCGCAGATCAGAGGTCAAGGGATGGCGGGCGCAGACCGCCACGTGCCCCAGCGCGGCCCCGCCCGTGACTCAGCCACGCGGCTGTCGAAGAACCTGGGCTGGGGGGCGTGGGGAACCAGAATTTTGGGATGAACATCAGGGAACCCAACCCGTCTCCCGAGAGGCAGCGAACCAAGTCCCCTCCAACCCCAACACCACTGGGAGAGGCTGCACACCCCTGCGCCCCTCCTCTGAGGGACCGGAAGCGGCCGATCCCCTCGGAGGCTAGGGTCCCGAGTGACTCCTTCACTCCCTCCAGCCTCACCGGCCTGCCATTCACCCCAGACCTGCTCGGCCGCGAGTGAGCTGACCGCACATAAGTAGTTAGCAAAAGTTTTACgggaaaagaaaaaagccccAATGGGTCCAAAGTAGAGGGGACTTTCCTCTTCTTGTAAAAGTTGTCATCCTTGGTACTTTAGTATTCTTCCGCCTTGAAAAATGAGTCCCGTCGTGTCACCCGGCTGGCGCCCCTACTCAGTGACCTCTGTAGTCAGGGTTCAGGCTTGGGGCGAGGCTGAGCTGGACCGAATCCAGCGAAGGGAATGATTCCTCTGGAATATAGAGACACGCTCGAATGATCCCAACATGTGCGTCCACGGCAGACGGTTGGGACAGGTGCCCTGGTTGGAGACCTTTAGTACTGAAAATGACTAGAGTATTATATCAATTTTACTTTTACTCCCTTATCGCTTAAACAAAATGTGGAGAAGGCAGCAGCGCACAACCCAGAGCGTCTGCCCGTCCCGACTGCTGGGGACGCGTCTTAGGAAGGTCCAAATCTGTCCTGCCAGGCGCGCGCTCAGGCAGCCAAGCCGCTAGCCCCAACCGCCCCACGCGCTGTCTTCTCACTGCCCCGGCGCAGGCGCGGGCGCacgcgccgccgccgcccgccgtTCCTTCCCTCCCgcggaggtgggggttggggggtggaggAATGATTCggtttaaccctgggttccccaaaCCCACTTTAATTTGTTCAATCTTActaattttcctctttttttctttcccttcttcctctggcttcctcccCCAAATGGTTTGTATTCAGTATGAATTGGAGCGAGTCCTAACCTTAACCTCTCTTCTGCCACCATCACCACTCTAGCCTTTCGCATGGCTTTCCATCGAACTCGGCAAATTTTGCAAAAGAGGGGGGAGggctttttaaaattgcatttgcAAAAGTTCGCTATCTGGCCCGGCaagagggggatggagggagggaatggggagcaGGCCCCGCCCCGCCGCCCTTTGCAAATAAAAATCtagagggggggggaggagcagGAAGTGGCGGTGCGAGGGCTGCTGCACAGCTAACAGAGCCGCGTTCCGGACGGCAGCGCGTGCCCCGAGCTCTCTGCCTTCCCCCGCCCGCCAGCGCCAGTCCAGCCCGCGATCTCAGCAGCAGCCCGCAGAGCAACCCCAGCAGCAGCGCCATGGCCGGGTGGAACGCCTACATCGACAGCCTTATGGCGGACGGGACCTGTCAGGACGCGGCCATCGTAGGCTACAAGGACTCGCCCTCCGTCTGGGCCGCCGTCCCCGGGAAGACCTTCGTTAGCATTACGGTACTGCGAGGCTTGTACGGTCCCGGGCAATGACCAGGCTTAGACTCTCAGGGAGACTTGGGTGGGGGCGGGCGCAGTCTAGCGAGGGCAGCGAGAGGCCGTGATCCGGTCCTCTCCCTGAAGCGGCGCGAATGGCGGCTGCATGAAACTAGGTCCCTCCGTTGCCCCCCAAGCTCTACGCCCCTCGGCCGCGGCGCCCATCTCGCCCGCCGCCCCGCTTTCTGCGACGGGGCGTTACATCCGGGGCACAGGGCGGGGAGGGGCGCGCCGCCCGGTGCGGCGGCCCACTTCCGCCTCCTCCAGGGCGGGGCAGGCACGCGCTGCAATTTTAGCTTGGGATTATGATTGATAAGGGGCTTGGGGAGTCAGGTCTCCCCTTTGGGCCGACTGGTCGCTCTCCCTCCACCATTGTTTCCTCTTATGCTGATGGGAGCGCCAGGCGCGTGGCCTTGGGCCCTTGCCGGACCTCCGTAgcaccctgcccctccccactccGTTAGAGAGGGCGAGGCcgccacacacacccccaattCGGCACGTTAGCCTCAACATTCCTGTGAGGCCAATCCCGGAAGTCCCCTCACCCTCCCTTCCCGCCATCCGGCCGGGCCCGGAGTAGGGGAACTTTATGAGAAGTTCTGAGACGGTAAAAGTGAAGGAATAAGGTTGCTGCTGTTCCTACCACCACCTTCCCTGACCACACTGCccggaagtggggagggggagcggAAGTTCGAATGGGGGGGAAAGGGGATTTCCGGGCGGGAGGGTACCGGATATAGGGGTTTGGGGTTTAAGGCGGAGAAGAAGAAAGGTTCTCTGAGATGTCTCGAGTCTAAAGCAGACTAGTCTCCCACCGTtataaactttttaaacttaattaGAAAGCCCCCAGGGGTCAGCTTCCTTATCTTGGGGCAGAGATACCTGGAGCTAGACTCCAGCTTACCGGGAGACCCAGGCGTCCGGGCTCCTAACAACGCCTGCAGAACCTTTGACCAAATAAGGACAAAGTTACTTCTCCTCCCTTCctaccccctcccttcccctccccgcTTCTGCTTTTCCTGAAGGACTGTTCTGAGCATCCAAAGGCTCCCCCTAGATCATTGATCGATTTTTGGTAACCagcattttcttcctttactttctaTACTAAACATGAAGATCTAAGACTTCAGaggattgtttttcttcctcctggaCCCATTTACTAGACTTTAGGATCCTGATTTTACTGCCCATAGTGTTGGTTTTTCCCCACAACTTTTGATGGTGTGTATGAAGCACCTCCAACTCCACAGTACGTAAGAGGACAAATTATGCAGTACACTAACTTAACGAGGTGATTGATTCTTCTAGCCAGCTGAGGTTGGTGTCCTGGTAGGCAAAGACCGGTCAAGTTTTTTCGTGAATGGGCtgacacttgggggccagaaatgttctGTGATCCGGGATTCACTGCTGCAAGACGGGGAATTTACAATGGATCTTCGTACCAAGAGC
The nucleotide sequence above comes from Arvicanthis niloticus isolate mArvNil1 chromosome 6, mArvNil1.pat.X, whole genome shotgun sequence. Encoded proteins:
- the Eno3 gene encoding beta-enolase isoform X2; amino-acid sequence: MAMQKIFAREILDSRGNPTVEVDLHTAKGRFRAAVPSGASTGIYEALELRDGDKSRYLGKGVLKAVEHINKTLGPALLEKKLSVVDQEKVDKFMIELDGTENKSKFGANAILGVSLAVCKAGAAEKGVPLYRHIADLAGNPDLVLPVPAFNVINGGSHAGNKLAMQEFMILPVGASSFKEAMRIGAEVYHHLKGVIKAKYGKDATNVGDEGGFAPNILENNEALELLKTAIQAAGYPDKVVIGMDVAASEFYRNGKYDLDFKSPDDPARHISGEKLGELYKNFIKNYPVVSIEDPFDQDDWATWTSFLSGVDIQIVGDDLTVTNPKRIAQAVEKKACNCLLLKVNQIGSVTESIQACKLAQSNGWGVMVSHRSGETEDTFIADLVVGLCTGQIKTGAPCRSERLAKYNQLMRIEEALGDKAVFAGRKFRNPKAK
- the Eno3 gene encoding beta-enolase isoform X1, which codes for MCGQLTRGRAAMAMQKIFAREILDSRGNPTVEVDLHTAKGRFRAAVPSGASTGIYEALELRDGDKSRYLGKGVLKAVEHINKTLGPALLEKKLSVVDQEKVDKFMIELDGTENKSKFGANAILGVSLAVCKAGAAEKGVPLYRHIADLAGNPDLVLPVPAFNVINGGSHAGNKLAMQEFMILPVGASSFKEAMRIGAEVYHHLKGVIKAKYGKDATNVGDEGGFAPNILENNEALELLKTAIQAAGYPDKVVIGMDVAASEFYRNGKYDLDFKSPDDPARHISGEKLGELYKNFIKNYPVVSIEDPFDQDDWATWTSFLSGVDIQIVGDDLTVTNPKRIAQAVEKKACNCLLLKVNQIGSVTESIQACKLAQSNGWGVMVSHRSGETEDTFIADLVVGLCTGQIKTGAPCRSERLAKYNQLMRIEEALGDKAVFAGRKFRNPKAK
- the Pfn1 gene encoding profilin-1: MAGWNAYIDSLMADGTCQDAAIVGYKDSPSVWAAVPGKTFVSITPAEVGVLVGKDRSSFFVNGLTLGGQKCSVIRDSLLQDGEFTMDLRTKSTGGAPTFNVTVTMTAKTLVLLMGKEGVHGGLINKKCYEMASHLRRSQY